TATATTCAGCATGCCTCTGGATAAAAATTACCTCCACAATGATAGCAATTAAAATGAGAAATAATCCTGAGTTAAGGCCAATATGGGGCAAAGCCCCCACACAAGACTCAGGTACTAAAGCTATTTTGTATGCTTTACTCAATGTTATAGCAGcatgaaaataaatgaattacaatgACAAAGGTCTTGCAAAGGGGATTTTATTTTCTAAAGTATGTTCTCAGAGTAATATGCTGGTTATTGAGAGTCACCTAGAAGTCCCTCATTCGCCTGAAGGACCCAATGGCTGAGTTGTAGCCGCCCCAGTCAATGTATCTCCTGTATTCCCCGGGTCTCAGGAAGTACTGTCGGCCTCTATAGTTGGGCTGTTCATAGAAGATCCAGTAACCATCCATCACCTGACAGGAGTGGATGTCACGGTAACGGAAACGATCGTAGACGGAGGGACAGTCGTCCAGGAATTCCATCATCTGCCCTCCAAAGTCAGGCCTCTCATAAATCCTTATCCTGTAGGTGCCTCCTCGGTACTGGAATAAAGGATTTTATCGCATCCTTAATACAGCATAATCATCTCCAAATGCATATAATTAACACAGATATTTTAGGGAGATGCAGTAGTATAAAACCTCAGTATGATGAATAATGAATTATATTTCAAGATTATCCCTGATGAAATAACATGGAGAAATTTTTTCTCCACATTGATGGCAGTTAAACGATAGAGAATCATGATTTAAGATTGATGGAGATCACTGTTTCTACAGGAGACAGCAAAGAACCACTCTATTTCATGATTCTCAAAAAATTACATTTTGGCTGTAGATCACATGAAGGGTATTTTAAGGATTTTAATGTAATGTTCTTAATGTCATAATTATATATCAGAAGTTGATACATTTTTGCATATCTATCAAGTATAATACCTAATTGAAGAATGAGTTCTCAGTTTCTGAACATAGTGTTACCAAGAAGAACAAACTTTACAGAATTTAGTTCCACTAGAGGTAACATGATGTACTTAACGTAAAACTTGTGTAAAAGCATCATGGTAAATGAACTTACAGTTGGTGCTGGTCTTTGTCTGTAAATTGGTTGACTTGCTAGTATAAAAAAAGAGTGCAAATAGATCTGAGCATATTCAGTTCTTCTTTCCTCACTTCCTCTCTCTCTGAGTGATAAATATAACTCTACACAGGGTGTGATTGTTGGATACAATAACACAGTCATCTCTCATTCCAATCCAGGGATCACCTGGAGCCTGACATATGTTATTAGTTCTCGTAACCTGGCCAAGTTGGACCAGATGATCTTGAAAGTGTTTGCAAATTATGGGATAAGACAGAATGCTCAAAATAGAGGTAACATGGGTgaaatgggccaaacagcctcatCCAAAGCTTTAACCTCAAAGTGGTTCACTAAAATCATGCAATAATATTATGATTTTAATTTTACAGGGGTCTGAGTCATCAATGTCCAGGCACTCCAATTGTTTACATGGTGTTCAATAAAACTAGCAGAAACTGACCAAATATTCGATGTGGCCCAACTAGACTTTAATAAAGAAGACACAATGGAGGAGAGTTTCTGGAATCTGAatcaacacacaagatgctgcaggaactcaaggGGTCAGGCAGTACCTGTGCAGTAGCTACCTGTGGAGAAGTACCTGTCGGCTGAGTTCCTCTAAACATCTCATGTGTAGACATCGGTTCAGCATAAGAAGCCAGTGatgcatttgtcagtgataataaacctcattctgattccgattctttACCCAGTGCCCTCACAATCACGGATACAGCTCCTTCTGTCAAAACCAATCGGACATTCACCCCTCACACCAGATTCACTCATTTCCTGTAACAGCTTCATCTCTGTTGACTCCTTTAACAAATATTTACTGTCTCCAAACTTGGCTCCAAATGCCAGAAGCTAACTCTAGCATTCACATCAGCATAACATTTCAGAGAAAGAGCTTGTGTACAAGTGTAATTATTGCAAACGTCAGCCATTTTCTAGCAGTGTGTCAAGTGGCTTGGAATATCTCAGTCACCAACAGCAACTTACTGAAGGGAAGCTGCGACAGGACTTGACACAGTCATTGAAACCCATCCAGCGCTggtagtcaggatactctcccctGCTCAGGACATACTGGTATCCCATGTAGTTGGGTCTCTCGTACAACACCCACCAGTCACTCTCAACACGGATGGAGTTACAGCGGCTGAAGTAAGGGGAGAGGTCAGCACAGTCAGAGCTGCACTCATAGTGCCGACCCTGGAAGTTCCTGTCCTCGTAGAAGATGATCTGTGGGAAGAAATAAATTGCTTAAATCAGACTGGAGACGAATGATGGTTACAATATAATTCACAAAATGAAATGTGGTCTTGCCTTTCCCATTGTGGTGTACGGTCGATAACCAACTGACTACATGGAACTGTAACTGGGTATTTATATACTGGACAGAAAGGCTTTTCCAGCAAGGCCTTTGTAATGTAAATGATGCAAACCTGAGGTCAGCAGAAAAGAACATACGTCCCATGAATGCTGAAAAAGCACCTGAGGATATGAGActtgtcagtgacccagtgattgTTTTTGTTTTACAGCAGGCAATTTAATTGTACAAAGCAGTAAATCAGCCTTTTTCATTCTATGCTAGGGATCATTCCAGAGTTTCAAGTCACAGTGCCAATataagtcatagagtcacagtcaTTGAACAGGCCCTTAGCGCGCGAGTCCATGGGACACCATCAACCACCCATGTACACTAATCCCAAATCAATCCTAGTATTTTCATTCTCCACACATTCTCATCGACTCCTCCTGGATTTTACCACCGAGTTACACATCAGGGACAATTTTCAATGGGTAATTAATGTACCAATCTGCACAGCTTTGTGATGTAGGAGGAAATCAAGGCAGACAGAGGAAACcgatgagagaggagagaggaggtgCAAACACCCGAGCTATTGAACCGGGCTCTCTGAAGGGACTGGGAGATGGCATCTGTCAGAGAGATGTCTCAACAAAATTTCTTTCAATATCCAGCTGCAGAttctggagcagtgcagttggACAGCAGTTAGCAAAAAGCTGTACAGCACCagcaactggggttcaattcctaagctttctgtaagtagtttgtacattctccacatgacccgagggtttcctcctggtgctgcaCGTTGCAAAGGTATCCTGAGAGTAGGTTGTGGATATCCTATACTGGTGCTGGAAGCGAGACAACACTTGTAGACtaaccccagcacatcctcggactatgATAGCTGTTGTTGCAAATGATACATTCACTATTTcattgtttcaatgtacatatgacaactAAAGCTAATCTATCATTCAGATATACCCCTCCAACTTCATAAACCCTCAAATTCACAAGATCTTTTTCAGTCGGATTGCTCCTTTAGGTTTCTTATAGCTTTAAGCCCCGATAAATTAGAGCACTCAAGAAATCTACACAGTCACTGGCTCAATACACAGACTccacaccagaggtcaggattgaacctacgTCTCTGGAGTTGTGAAGAAGCAGTACTAACTGCGGCAGCACTCTGCCATCCTGCTGTGGAATGAACCCTTTAAACACAGGGCCTCATTATGACATTGAGTATGGAATTTGATAGATTTAGCCTAATGAATAGGGAAGAATCATTAATGAAAGAGACCGATACAGTCAGGTAGTCAGAAAAAAAATCTTCCACAGAACTCAATGGGGCCATCATAGATGCCTCAGAAGGCATCAAGACATCCAAATATAGAAGTTATTGTTAACTCCATGGAGGTTTCCACACTCCTTACAGCAATTCACAAACTCTTAAAATCCAGAACTTATTTCACAGAATGAAGTTTCCTGAAGCATTTGAACAGTTGCACAGAGGGCAATGTGGAAACCAAGAACTACTCCAACAGACACCAAGCAAACTGTTTGCCGTGATATTACTCAAAGAAAACAACACTTTGCAGAGCACCAGGAGAGCTTCATTGTTATTTGAAATGTTGCCTAGAGATGAGGGTGTCTTCTATACTGATTTCATGTCCTGAGTCTATGTTCCGAGCTTCTCCAGTCTATGTTCAAGACCTTTTCCGAGGTTCTCTTGGTTGACCAGGTTTGATAGGTCTCCCATGGTATTGAGTGGTCCCAAGTTTACTAGTCCTGACATCAAAACATCAGAAATGACTCAAGTTAATCAGCCCTGTCTCAAGATCCTCAGGTCTGTCTGGATTCTACCAGCTCTGTCCAAAAGCATGAGTTCTGCTTTGAATTTACCAGCCTGTTTCATGAACAACAGGTCTATCTCAATTTTTCCAGCCCTGTCTTGAGTTCCCCAGTACTCCCAGAGTCCAACCTTAATGAGGGAGCTACTGTCATGAGCATGCAGGCCTGTGCAGCAAGCCTCTGACGTTTCTTAAACACCTTTATTTCTTAATTGTTGTCTTAACTAGAGTAATTAAGCCCTTATGGTCCAAATTAATCATGTCAAGTTTATTTTAACTGGCATGGGTTTTCCATGTACTGTGATTATTTAAGCGGACTCCCCATTAGCACTTACTGCATGTTTTTGTTCTGAGAAAGATTTTTCTAGCAGTGTTGCTCAGTCAAGCCCCTGATGCTCTGTTGGAATTCCAATGTATAAACTCCTGTTTCTGTTTCTACATTTGACCttgtcattcctccacacctgggttcagttgtTGCCAGTGCACAGGATGacagaaaacaaaacaaacacaAGCAGGTCAACTTCAGAGCATTGAACACCACATCACATATTGCTTTATTGTATACAGAATATTAACAGTAAAAATATTAACTCTTTCTGGTCTGTATGGTGATTAAATTTGACTGCATATATCTGAAATCCCAATAGCCATCAGAATTACTGGGCTAAACAGTGGTACAACTGACTCTTCGACTTGATGTGAACTCTCCATCTGAATCTTCGTAGGATGCACTGCCACAGCATGCAAGGCAACTCTGACTTTTTTATGTTGAAATATACTTCATTCATAAAAATAcacttaaaaaataaaaatactgaaCTGTTAAGTTTACATTTACACAACAATTAATGGCTTTGATTCATAATGTGTGATGGTAGAGGATAGTTTTTGCTTTAAAAGTACTTAGGACATAAGGCAAGGATTACTTTGATAAAGTCTTCTTTAGCATACGTATTTCAAAACAAAGTAGGTTCCTTGTCTGAAATAAATCGATTTTCTGCTTGTTTTTTCAGAAATGGTTTCATTACCTTTGAATAATATTGTCCACTCTTTGTGGCGTAGTTCATTTAATGGCTTTCTGTAGCGTGTGGGTTACCATTAAAGATAAAATGATGtgatgttcaacttaggaatgtcaAGTCAGCCAATTAGGGTGGTGAAATTGGGAAAAGGTTCTAGAGAAAACTGGGTGGTGAGGTTTTGTGCTGGACAGTGGTATGGGTTGAGGTCTTTTTGTCATGAAATGGAGAGGTAAGAAGTTTGAGGATTCAATCCAAATGGAACGTGCAATTTGATGGAATCCAAGATGGGAAATTCTACCAGGGATCAGTGAATAGGAGTTGACACCGTAAGTAAAATGGACGagacttccagtaagatggcgattgtttagttgcTTCAAACTTTTGCGCTGTTACATTTCTTACCTTTGCACTATGTGTCTccctttttaaaccttagttcATTATTCTATCTGTTTTTTCTTATCTGCCTGCGAATACGTCTATCTTACAATGGCTACAAAAAATTCTAAATCCGGGAAAAAAGAAACTCCCACGTCTCTGTCTGCCGAGATTCTCTCTATCCTGGAACAGAATCGACAAGACATTTTAACTGATATCAAGACTGAATTTAGAGCCTCTATCAGTCAGTTGGAGTCAAAATTGGATCAAATTAATGCCAGAGTGGATGATCaagctgaacatttatctcgcatcgacctaacctctgaagatttaaaatgccACATTCAGCATCTGGAAACTCTCTGTTCCAACTTAATGGAGCAAAACAGCAAAGTATTTCCAAAATAGCAGATCTCGAAGATCGGAGCAGGCGCTGCAATCTGCAAATACTCGGTTTGCCAGAGGCCGCTGAAATGGGTTCTTCCGTTGAGtttttctcttcttttctctgtgagattttcggGAAAGAATTTCTCCCAACTCCACCCGAGCTAGAAAGAGCTCACAGAGTTTATGTCCTTCGAGCTGTTTTGGGTTCTACAGCACGGCCAGTTATCCTGTGTTTCCATCATtatcaggtgaaaaaccgtttgattatggaggcacgctgAAGAGGCACTCTGACTTTCCAAAATAATACCATTCGTATCGTGGAAGACTATGctgcccaggttctgaagatgtgtGCCGAGTTCAAAGGCGTTATGAAAGCGATCTTTAATCATGGATTCAAAGCTTCCCTTCGCGATCCTGCCGATCTTCGAactacgcttactactggagaatgtaagtggtttaagtcagttAGGGAGGCTGAGATGTTTGTTGGAAATCTTCCAGCCATCTTGACTTCTTTGGACCCGGTTTGACTTTCTAAAATGGCTGATAAGTATTTCTTGAATGAAAGTCTTTTTTGCGAACTCAGATTCTATTTGAATAATTTAGTCCTTAACTACTGAGAACCTAAGGATTTTAGTTGGTCTCTCCTTGGACTTCGTGTGATTTTcttaaataaattatttaaatgaaatgtttTCCTGTGGACTTAGATTTCATTTGTGTAATTTAGTTTACTTTTGAATAACTAACTATAGAGAACTACAACTGGTCTTAATTTATTTGGGAGGCTTAGAGTTTTTTATTGAAGGCTTCCCTGTCAATTTACTGTATAACACCTGCCTTTTCTTTAAATGGCTGATATGCACTCTCTTTAAATATAAaatttcccccttttttttctcccctttacctttttttcaatttttcataGTTTCTCGCGGATAGATTAGCTCTTGATTATTaattttgtattaagttttatattcttTCTGATGAAGTTGTACCTATTTGTAATTTTCATTTgtagtgcataaattagttagTATTTGCTATACTATTTACACGGAGCTTATGTTAATGTTACGGAACTGGAAGTTGGTTTTTGGGGTGTCCTATTTTTTGTAGAGCTCGCTGCTTTTTTGggtagccatctagttttgggttgtgagggtggggtggatttTCCAGTACCAACAttatctattgtttttttttgtttttccttgttattcaggacatgtctgTGTCCTGATTTTATtaatttatgtttatatttttgcttCCAAACTGTTATTGCAATGTTTGACCTTATATATGCCTACTGCCTTTTACAttttaacaattgataatggttagtcCATTGAAATTTGTCAGCTGGAATgtgaagggattgaatcatcctgttaaaagaagaaaGGTCTTCTCCCATATTAAGCAACTTAAAGCTGACATTGCCTTCctccaagaaactcatattcattGTTTCAACAATTCTCGGCTTATGTCAAAGTGGGTGGGTCAACACATTCATTCATCCTTCCCGGCCAAAGCTAGGGGGTGTTTCCATTCTTATCAActtaaatgttccttttgaactccatagtaAGATATCTGACACAAATGGCCGTTATATTACTTTTTTCTGgc
The sequence above is a segment of the Hypanus sabinus isolate sHypSab1 chromosome 4, sHypSab1.hap1, whole genome shotgun sequence genome. Coding sequences within it:
- the LOC132392741 gene encoding gamma-crystallin S-1-like; the encoded protein is MKKKNIRIIFYEDRNFQGRHYECSSDCADLSPYFSRCNSIRVESDWWVLYERPNYMGYQYVLSRGEYPDYQRWMGFNDCVKSCRSFPSYRGGTYRIRIYERPDFGGQMMEFLDDCPSVYDRFRYRDIHSCQVMDGYWIFYEQPNYRGRQYFLRPGEYRRYIDWGGYNSAIGSFRRMRDF